ACATTAAAAAAAATATGGTATATTTGCAGTGCTGTTCTAAAAAAACAGCAGACATGTTAAGGAAACAACCATGCTTGGTTCGTACTGAGAATCTGGACAATTCATTGTACACAAGAACGAAGACAGAAGTTGTTCACCCAACCGTATATTATTGTATCCATTCCGCTTCGGCGGGATGGGTATCAACATATACCCATTGGTGTGAGCTGATTTTCATTCTTTGTGTACAGGTAGTCCAGAACCTTCAGAACAGAATGAAATTGGTTCGCACCTTTTTTTGTGCCTTAGAATGAAATAACCAAAAAGTAAATGATAAACATCATGGAAAGAACTAACATTTATATTTCAGATACCGACGAACAGGTAATGCAAAAAGTATTATCCAGCATCAGCAGTGTTATCTTCAGTGAGAAGAAATACGATGATATTCTTCTGAAAAGATACCAGGAAATGAAAGAACAATGTAATTGGGAATATCCTGATGGTCCGTCAGATAATGGATGTGCCGTTAAATATATTGATGCCCCACAAGATTACCAAGACTATAGCATCTTGGGATTTGACATACCGACACTTATACAAACAGACCCTGACAAGCCAATCTCAAATATTGTCATGGTAGTAAGCCAAGACCCAAGACGCACAGAACGCTATAAAGGAAAGTTATCTTTATCCTCTCCTTTTGGCTTTCATGACAAAAGCTATCGTACCAATACTCGCAAGGGATTCATGACACCAGTCATACTTCAGGCTCTCGAAGCAGCTCCAGGAACTGCAATTTATATGACTGATTGCAACAAACTGTTTACAAAAGACAAGAGAGGCATTCAGAAAACTGACACTCATAAATATCAAGAAATTCTCCAGAAAGAGATAGAATTGATAAAGCCAAGTTGCATCATTGCTCACGGAAGAACTGCTAACGCAATTCTTAGCAAAATAGGTGCTTCTATAAACTGTAAACCCATTTATGTTCCTTACATTGGGAATTCCTACATGAAAAAAGAGGATCGAGAAAAGGCAATAACTGCTTTTGTCGATGTATTCAAAAATAAGAACAATAAATAATTCACAAGGATATGAAAAAAATCTTTTATCATTATGCTCTTCTTTGCGATAGCATCGGGAGCTATAGAATAAAATGAAATTAATCCCGACAAGATATTCACGAAAGATAATCTGACTGAATTGCCACAATTCACTGGCGATAAAACTTGCATTCATCACATTTGCAATGGGAGGTTGATGATTATGGATTACTTTTAAAAACAATATTATTAATTTTAAATATCATTAATTATGAAAAAGATTCCTGTTTTTTTTGCATTCATGCTGACATTGCTATTCTCTGCATGTTCTTCTTCAATGTTCGACAAACTGGTAGAGGCATACGAAAGTTCGACCAAAGAACTCGCTTCTGCATCCAGCAACGACGACTGTGACAGAATACATGACGAGCTGATGGAAAAGTTGTACAAGATTTCACAGGACTATCCTGATTGGGAAGAGATCATCCAAAAAGAGGGTGAAGACAGCGAAAATGTCAAAAAGGTCACCAAGGCATACGAAACTTGGAACAATACCCTAGAAAGTGCCACCACCGACAACCATTACATGTTTATGACATACTGCAACATCCCTAATGCCATCGAGCAAATTACCGGAAAGGGGGCGTCGAAGAAGACCGAGGAGACCAAAGAAAGTGAAGACACCTCTAACGACCTCTCTTCGTCATCTTCAGACACCGACATCGACGAGATGCTCGACTCCTACGAGGAATATGTCAACAAACTCTCAGACTTCTATGCTAAATTGAAGGATATGGAACCTGGTTCTGAAGAGTACATGTCTACTCTCGGCGAAGCACAGGAGCTGGAAGGCAGCTATCAGGATTTGCTCGAAAAATGCAAGGATGCCAAAGGCAACTTTACCAGTGAGCAATTGCAACGCTATGTCGAGATTACCAAAAAGT
This is a stretch of genomic DNA from Segatella hominis. It encodes these proteins:
- a CDS encoding uracil-DNA glycosylase family protein, coding for MERTNIYISDTDEQVMQKVLSSISSVIFSEKKYDDILLKRYQEMKEQCNWEYPDGPSDNGCAVKYIDAPQDYQDYSILGFDIPTLIQTDPDKPISNIVMVVSQDPRRTERYKGKLSLSSPFGFHDKSYRTNTRKGFMTPVILQALEAAPGTAIYMTDCNKLFTKDKRGIQKTDTHKYQEILQKEIELIKPSCIIAHGRTANAILSKIGASINCKPIYVPYIGNSYMKKEDREKAITAFVDVFKNKNNK